TAGAGCTTTGTTTCTTAAAGTTCCTTGTACTACTGCTACAACTTCAGATGGTTTAAAATTGATCTTCCAATAAGCACAATGCGCTCCTTGTatccaattaattaatttattggcCTACAATTCAATTTAGAAATTCAGTTTCCATCCACGTGGTAAATCTTCCATACACATGAACATCATATAAACGCGTGATTGAATATTTTTAGCCCTGATGGCATAATCAATGAACAAAATGTTCATGCATCTAATAAAGAAGCAAGTTAGTGGGACTTCAATGTCAAGACTCAAAGTGAGTTATGGACAAGACGGCAAGACCTATTATTTCTCCactaaaaaaaagagcaaatgATGGAAGGAGGTCTACGTGAAAACTTacggatttttttattttttttttctagtcttTCTATAGTACTATTAAAGAAATGCTTTCTATATTATAGTTGTTGACGAACATGTAATCATCTTGTAAATTTAATATGCAACTCAAGTTTTTTAGCAATATAAAGCGACCAGaaaatcgtaaaaaaaaaaaaaagcaaccaGAAAGAGCAAAATTGGTGACTTCAGTATgttgtaatattttaattataaccgGCACAAAATACTATAGCGTCTAAGTAGTATGCTAACATTTATAGCACCAAGTGGCAAATGGTTGAATAAATGACACAAAAAGGCATTTTATTCTGTTTTACTGTGCTACAAAGCAATTGTACGATAGAATGTGCCATTGAACAAAATAGGTTTAATCAACTATCTTGATTATCCACTGATACCAAAtcatttatttgaataaaactTCTGGTGCCATATTTGGTTACGGCAATTTTGAATAATAGCTTGTTGTGAAATAAAGCTGCAGATTTTTGtctaaataaatacataaaactaTGTTTTACATATCTCTAGttgaagtaatttaaattatttataaaaatatttccatACGTCTGCGTTTACGTTTACCTGTATGTGAAAGAATaatctatttaataaaataattcgtattatcttatatattatttaaaaaaatgatagttaCGCATTATAAACAAGATATTCGATTCTCATCTTTATCTtatgtattatttaaaaaaatgatagtcaCGCATTATAAACgagattaatttttaacaaaaaattaagaaacattCATAAAATCTCTAACctacgataaaaaaaatattttcatgctCCCCGGTGTTAGACACCAAATACAAACAAAACTtgagcagaaaaaaaaaaacaaaagagaaacatATTGGTAGAAGTAAGTCCGATGGAGGAAAAAACAATTTAGGATTCAAATAAGTCTATAAAATAGTAGTATTAGTTTGTTTCCTTGGAAGCCAACTTTATTAACAAAAGAGTATTCCTATTCAGAATAAGTAATTTTCGTATTTTTATTACGCAAGaagtttattataaattcaataaCGTAAGGACGGCATTACTACTATTTGAAAATTAACAGTTCTCTGTTTTATTGAACTAtcgtagtatttttttttattttttttacaatatatcGTAGTATTTTTTGGTACATGAACTATGTAGTATAGCCGTAATTGGAAATATTATAGAATTTTATGGAAACCTTCattgtatttgaaaatattaattcttttataattgCTTTAAAAATCATACCTACCATAACTTTTAATTAGTGGATATAGTAAAACATgtttacattaataatatatcatatataaaaaaatatcatatttttattgaatatttaagagtttaatttttatgtatgattAGCATAAAAGATTAcactatcaataaataaataaaaaaacatgatagatataacttttaaaataattattataaaaattaacaattttttttttataaatgataacataaaataataactaatttttcaatacttaatcatttgaaatttaactccttaattattgaaaacaaacccaaaagaagaaagtcatcgtgatgatttttttcttccGGAAGATTGATCCAAATGATTAATCACTTTTACTCCTACGTCAAGTCAAATACCTTCATAAAACCCCTTTTAAACTCCAACCCATTTTTTCACCAAACATTTCCGAAAGAGACTCCCATGTAACCCCAAACCCACCTTTCTCTCCAAGCACACTAATTTAATTGACCACTCTATCCGCTTTGTATCTCTCAGTTTATCAAAACTCACCACAGAGTTAGTTTGAAAAGAAATCCTACCAACACCCCCCATTTACTTACCTCAGCATATCGAACTTCTACTTTGGTCCATTCTCATACCTCAAAAACAGAGTCCTCTGTTTTCTCTGTTTTTCCCATTCTATATATTACTACCCCTATTTGTGTATGTCAACCAACTTACGAGGTTAATGTCTTCCAATAAGAAAAGCCTTCTTAGAACCGTGTTCACAGCAAACGGAAGCTGTGGTTGCAGCAAAACAAAATCCTCTGAAGTGCACGAGCCAACACCAAAATCCAAAACAACACACATTCACCAAAAggctaacaacaacaacaacaacaacaaccacaacCTTAGCAGCATGGCTTCTTCCACCACTTCCCCTGAGCAAGTTGATGAAGAGGAGTTCACTTCCACCACAATCTCCGAATCCGAGACATTTCACgatcacaacaacaacaacgacgACGACAACGTTGTACTCAAACGAAGCCCCCTTGTGAATAGCGTGGCGATTGAGAAGGATTCGTCGAATCCGTATCATGATTTCAGGCATTCCATGCTCCAAATGATCTTTGAAAAGGAGATCGAGTCAGAGGACGATCTTCAAGACCTTTTGCAATGCTTTCTTCAGCTGAATGCGCAGTGTCACCACCACGTCATTGTTAAGGCCTTCAATGAGATCTGCAAAGAAGCATTTCCTCACAAGGTTAGTACCACTCCTGCCGTCTCTGAACCTTCTCCCTCTCACCGGAGCCCCCTCATCGTTCAAAAGAGCCGGTGAATGCAGCCGCAATACCATTGTACACATAAGGTGTGCTGGTACGCCAAAGAAGATTAAATCTAAACCCTACATCTATAGATGGATAATTTAGATTAATAATCACATAATTATGTACTTAAAAAGTCACACAACTTTGTGATTTAATTCcaatattttatgatttgatttaattgtcaTGATTCActcttttcacttaaaattttatGGTAATATCCATGCCGGAGCtatgtttatattttcttcttttcattgaTTGTGTCTACACAAAGTATTGTTTCATGGCAATGGATTCTTTGCTAGCTACCTAAGATAGGCCACACGTGTCTAGCTAGGACATGTGCAGGCATTGAATTCACGCGTGGGAAGAGGATGCATGTAAACATCATGGTTTAAAGTTGGCTCCTTATTCATTCTTTGATAAGTAATGCATGATATAAGTGTGTGGGGTTGAAGTTGGGGTTTTGGTTGAAAAGTATAAAAGCTGGGCGAGCTTGAGAATTGCAAGTGGCTGTTGTGTAAGTTTAAAAGAGATAATGGTTTGACTatcttttcttcatttgtttATATAATACTCTTTTTTAGTTTGATATTAACTTAATTAAGACCTTAGGCTGCTGAGTGGTGGTCAAGATATTTCTACAAATTTCAATTAGTTCAATCCACTATGGGACTAATACTCATACTTATATGATACTCTTTTgatgtaaattattaattagtggAAACCCAAGATTTTTTCAAACTAGTAATTATTAGGAGTAATTGTGCATTCAATATATTCCGGTTACTAGCTGCTAGATGCTCACTTTTGATAAATGGATTTTCTTGGCGCTAAAtctaagtttttaatttatcagTTGTGCCAAGGcttagaggaaaaaaaagttaattaatatatattttggaaTCACATGTTTATGATTCtaactattttttatgttatatataattgaaaattttaatttaaaaaagggttaataaataataaatttgatcaTGTATTACGTAGAAATTGTTTATAGTTATAGTGGTCctaaactataaaataaaatttcattttatagacacttttttttatatatatttgatgttCATAAAATACTTTAATTAGTTTCTTTCTTCTAATTGCTCCTCGCTAAGCTTAGCAGATAGGGGATCCGGATTGCTAGAAGTATGTATACTTTAAGTTGAAATTACAGAGAATTTATCATAtgtaaagtttaatattcatgAAAATATATTCATGACTAAAAATGTTTGAGTATATGTAAAATATATTCGGATACATTTTAATATTCatgaaaatatcttttaaaattaaaaataatttaaataaaaaaataagtaaaaatagaaGTTGTTGGtatgttagaaaataaattctcttttaactaaagaaatattattttccatcccttctcctgaaaataaaagtgtagaaaaatataataaaaatgaaggtTATAACTTTCCCAATAGTCAACAATACATTgagaataatttttcaaaacttaTAACATGTATATATTTTCAGGAATCAACttttaatctataaaaaaaacagacTCAAATTTATACTCTATATAAGCTGCCACTTGATTAcaataatttgattataataGCAGCTTAAAAAATCTTATCTCACAACATATTATTGATGATATATATAGGGAGAATATAAAACAAGATGAACGTCAGAAATGAGAATTATAAATCTGACTTATATTTATATAGAAAGATTAagattaaaagtttttataaaaattaaaattaagagttAATGGTGATATAATCACTTAAATGTGATctaatgatttatatttataattttaattgtttagcaTAAGAAGAGttcttatttgatttgtttCATACGTATGTGTAACTAATAATTACTCAcatgtttttaaaaactaatattttgataaattataatttcaattttttaaaccaTACTTAAAGTGTATTTAACTTAAATATTCTTGATACATGTTTTAAgcttaaatttatcattttgttaggtgatcacatttgaagtattatttgttttacaGTTGATTTAAGTCTTATTTAATATCTCAACCATAATTTTAATTCCATGTTGTTTTCTAAGGAGAAAGATGTTTATAAATAAcctttattcttgattcttaaaCAACGTTAGAATATATTGGTATACTAGGATAGTATTAGTCCCAAGTCGAGGTTAAAGGACTAGAAGGCCTGTTGTTCCTTGTGTGTGGCTTATGCTATTTTTTAAGCCAAATTTTGACTTCAAGTCTAGTAATTACATCGTTCTCCTAAAAAAAAGTCTATTACATTGCTAGGGTCATTAACTCATCATATATGAGATATCGTTCGTTTTGATATTAGTatggaacttttttttttttttttttgataagaaatatgaatttatattataatgaaGGGAGCACTAGGAGTACTCCAACCCATTACAAGAATGTCTCATATGAGAAGTTTCAAACTTTACTACATAGAAAACGTGAATTCCACCAATCTGAAATATTCGATCCACCTACCCCTCCTACCTTTCCCATGAACCAGGCCCAACATATGTGCTTAATTTGATTGATAGTCTTGGGGATGTCTTTTTCCTCCTCCTTGAAGATGCTATTATTGCGCACCTGCCAAATGATCCACAAAGTAGCCaaccaaaacataaagggcACCTTGTTTCTGCTAGTGTTGTATTTGAGGAGCCTATCATATTCCCAAAAATGTTGAACTCCCCCCACTGCTATAACATCGACAATCCCAATCCAGCTCAAAATTTCTTTCCAAATACATTTAGAAAAATCACAGTGAAAGAATAAGTGTACAACATTTTCATCACAAGAATCACATAGAGAGCACCTACTATTATTAATGACCACATTCCTTCTAATTAAATTATCCTTGGTTGGCAATCGATCCAATAGTAACCGCCAACAAAACAAAGCTACTCTGGATGGCACAGGAACTTTCCAAACTATAGATAGTATATCCAGTATATCGCTATTCATTTGTGTTTGATTTACCAAAGACATGGCAAACGAATAACAAGAACTTACAGTGAATAATTTGGAGTTGTGTAAGGACCACTTCCACCTGTCATGAGATTCTGCCACTAGATGCACATCAACCAGAATGGTCTCCAAAGAGTGAAGTGACTCTTCCTCATTCGGATTTAACTGTCTCTTCCAAGTCAAGCCCCACGTCCATTGGTCTCTCCTCCATGAACCTGCGTTTCCTACAGACACCAACTGCTGAGATGAAATTGCAAACAGCTCCGGAAAAGCATCCTTCAACGGCTCGGACCCTAACCATTTATTATACCAAAATAGAATTGATTGTCCATCTCCTACATCACAACTCACTgctctttgaaaaaaattctggTTTTGTGACAAATCTTTCTCCAACAACATCAAATCCCGCCACCATATTGAATCTTTTGTGCCCCATGATCGATTAAGACTACAAGTTTGCTTTGCTATTAAATTACCATATCTAAAAGCTAGCAAATCCCTCCAAAGTGCATTATGATCATGAATACACCTCCACTTCCATTTAGCAAGCAAAGATATGTTGAAAACCTCTAAATTCTTCACACCCAACCCTCCCTCTTTCTTCGGTTTGCAAATGTCTTCCCATGACACCCAACAAATCTTCCTTTCCTCCTCATGTGATCCCCACAAAAAATCTCTTTGAATTTGTGTTAGTTCCTTAATAACCACTTTAGGAGCtttgaaaaaggagaaaagataTAGAGGTAAACTCGAGAGAACCGAATTAATAAGTGTTACCTTTCCTCCGATGGATAGATTACGTCCCCTCCAACAAGACAATTTAGCCCTCATAGAATCCACCACTGGTTTCCAAGTCGATCTTCGCCGCAGGTTGGCACCAACCGGAACACCCAAGAACTTAAAAGGTATTAAAGTCATACAACAAGAGAGAAAGATTGATGCTGACTCTAGAAACCCTTCATTGATATTCAAACCAATCAACTTACTTTTGTGGAAATTGACCCGAAGACCAGATACTAACTCAAAGcttctgaaaatatttttgatgcTCCACAAATTCTTCCAAGACCCCTTACCCAATAAAATTGTGTCATCAGCAAATTGTAATAGAGACAAGTTCAAACCATCTGCCACCTGATAACCATCAAAATTTCCAACCTGAATTGCCTTTTGTACCAAACCAGAAAGTCCCTGTGCCacaatgagaaataaaaatggaGATAGTGGATCTCCTTGTCTTAAACCTTTATGAGCTGTGAATTCATCCGTGGGGCTCCCATTAACCAAGACTGACATAGAGCTAGAAAAAACACACGCCTGTATCCACCCAATCCATCTCTTATCAAAACCCATTATGTTCAACATGTAAGTCAAAAAACTCCAGGAAACCGAGTCATATGCCTTCTCAAAGTCTACCTTAAACAACAAACATTCATCCTTTCTACGTTTGGCAAGATCAACTACCTCATTAATCATCAAGACACCATCTAAAATTTGTCTTCCTGAAATGAAAGCTGACTGACAAGGAGATATAAGTTTAGCTATTACCTTCTTTAATCTAGACGCCAACACCTTGGAGAGAATTTTATATAGGCACCCAATCAGACAAATGGGCCTATATTCCTTTAGATTCTGGGGGTTATTGACCTTTGGAATCAAAGCCAAGAAGGAAGCCGTAATAGCTTTAGGAAGCACACCTGTGATATGAAATTCTTGTAAAAATTCAACAATATCATCCTTGACCAACTCCCAACATTCTTTTATAAAGCGCAAGTTGAAACCATCCGGACCAGGGCATTTATTACCATCACAACTCCACACTACATCCTTTATCTCCTCCTCTGAAAATGGTGCCTCTAAGAAAGAATTTTCTTCCGACCCCAAAGTCTGAAACTCTATCCCCCCCCTACACCGGTCTAGAAAAAGAAGTTTCCTTGAATCCTTCCTCAAAAAATCGACGCACTTCCATCTTCACTTCCCCAACCTGGTCCACACAACGCCCCTCCACTTGTAAGGATAAAATTTGATTCTTTCTCCTCCTATCTTGAAGACAAGAATGAAAGAATTTTGTGTTAGAATCTCCTTCTTTAATCCAACGCAACCTAGATTTCTGTTTCAACAAGCTCTCCTTCATCATTAGTTGTTGCCAAAATAATGCATttgcttctttcttcttcaccacCACATTAAGATTACACCCCTCCTCTATGCCTCTGTCCAACTCATTCATATCAGCCActatattttctatattaagGTCTAGCCACCCAAACACCTCCTTATTCCACTTTTTCAAACTCTCTCTAATAATTTTCAGCTTCTCCTTTATGACATATGCCTTTCTTCCAGTaatctgaatcttcttccactcctCAACAATAAAAGACTTGAAACCATCATGTTCAAGCCAACAGTTATTAAAACGAAAAGGCTTAGGACCCCAATTAAGATTAGAACATTCCAACCATATGGGGCAATGATCAGAAATGTCTCGTTTACCAACCCTCTGCCCCTTTACTTGCCATAGATTCATGATGCCATCCGAAACAAGAAACCTGTCCAGTCTACTAGCAGCAATACCATCAGAGCAGAAATAAGTAAATTTATTCCCATGCAAAGGAGGATCAATAAGATTCATTTCATTCACAAAAGCATTAAAATCCACCATATCAATATACCCCCAATTTTCGCTTCTGCCCGTCCTTTCCTCCCTATTAGATACCGCATTGAAATCCCCCACCAGACACCACTCTCCCGCAGAGCTACCATATTTGAGATTATATAAAGTCTCCCACAATAATCTTCTACCAGCAGTATTACATGGAGCATAAACATTAACGAAGAAGAATAATTTCGACTTAAACTCAACACAAACACCTATGAAGCCATGACCAGAAAAATTAGACTTAACCACCCATAATCCCTTTTTCCACATCATTAACAAACCACCCGACAAACCAAACGAAGGCAAAGCTATCCAATCAATTAACTGGTTACCCCACATATTTTCAACAACATAATCTTCAATAAATTCTCTCTTAGTTTCTTGGAGACAAACAAGATCAAAATTACCTGAATTGATGATTTTGGCCAACCTCCTTCTCTTTGAATTGTCTCCCAACCCTCTCATGTTCAAAGACATAATATTCATGAGACACCATTGTTGTTCACCCTTTGCTACTTTGCAACTGCATCTCTGCTCTCACATAAATTAATCTGCTGAATGTACACCTCGTCCTTCTCCGTGCCTTCCACCCCTATGTGACGTGCCTCTTCCCAAACCCTCTGCGCCACTGATTTGCTCTGTAAAACCCAGAACTTGTTGTTACATAAACGCATATCAGCGCTTGACAACGACCCACCGCACAAGACCGAGCCACCAGAGAAATACGTTGAGGCTTGCTATGTTGCTGTGCGCGACTTTACAGGAGCTTCGTTCATGGAGGATTGCTgagaaattgattttaaatcgTGAATGACCCTGTTGGAACGTGATGCCCGACCCGGTTTTGAGAGAAAGCCACGTTTGGAAAGTTTTCTCTGTTTCACGCGTGGGATCTATGAAGAGAGATTGTTTCTTTGGATTGAAGAGAGCCTTTCCACTAATGGGCTTGAGTTATTATTAAAAACTGGACCCAAATGATTCTGAGATACAATTGGGCCAAACGAACTTAATGAATTTCCTGGGCTTTCTTCACAAAAACTCTCTTTACACCCCCCTAATCCACGTGTTGCACTCACATGCGAATTTGCTGAATATTCCCCCACTTGTTGACTCTCTAATTGTTTCATAAAATCTCCAGCAGAGTTCCAACACAATAAATTATCCTTTGAGTGGTCTTTTGTCTCCTCCACGTAATCCTCCCC
The nucleotide sequence above comes from Glycine soja cultivar W05 chromosome 11, ASM419377v2, whole genome shotgun sequence. Encoded proteins:
- the LOC114375559 gene encoding transcription repressor OFP6-like — encoded protein: MSSNKKSLLRTVFTANGSCGCSKTKSSEVHEPTPKSKTTHIHQKANNNNNNNNHNLSSMASSTTSPEQVDEEEFTSTTISESETFHDHNNNNDDDNVVLKRSPLVNSVAIEKDSSNPYHDFRHSMLQMIFEKEIESEDDLQDLLQCFLQLNAQCHHHVIVKAFNEICKEAFPHKVSTTPAVSEPSPSHRSPLIVQKSR